A genome region from Bemisia tabaci chromosome 3, PGI_BMITA_v3 includes the following:
- the LOC109044368 gene encoding protein D1, translated as MAHIIRSCCVSTIYFFYLLVSVLVKLSYTYYPSQDMSDIDPLTITHEDITNRLKIYGIIPDILASAPPYFAKITFGPRLCPSMGQQVELHQVKYPPVKLEWPALEDDFFTLLLVDIDAPSKMAPYEREYLHWMAVNIQGPDLKTDEIVVDYISPHPLVGTGNHRFVFFVLRQPDGEIEFREGYLNALHHDDSRRTSFSSRFFAKHYEMEFYAVNFLRIEWSSPDSQYRPWHHKK; from the exons ATGGCTCATATTATACGTTCCTGTTGTGTTTCAACCATATACTTTTTCTATCTACTCGTCTCTGTGTTGGTTAAATTATCGTATACTTACTACCCTTCTCAAGACATGTCTGATATTGATCCTCTGACTATAACGCACGAGGATATTACAAACAGACTCAAAATATACGGCATCATACCAGATATTCTTGCTTCGGCGCCTCCATATTTTGCGAAG ATTACTTTCGGTCCAAGACTGTGCCCCAGTATGGGCCAACAGGTCGAGCTGCATCAGGTGAAGTACCCACCAGTCAAATTGGAGTGGCCTGCTCTTGAGGACGACTTCTTCACCTTGCTTCTTGTCG ATATAGATGCGCCGTCGAAGATGGCGCCCTACGAACGTGAATATCTTCATTGGATGGCTGTAAATATCCAAGGACCTGATTTAAAGACCGATGAAATAGTTGTAGATTACATTAGCCCCCATCCTTTGGTTGGAACAG GTAATCACAGATTTGTCTTCTTTGTGCTCCGCCAACCTGACGGAGAGATAGAGTTCAGAGAAGGATATCTAAACGCATT ACACCATGATGACTCAAGACGAACCTCATTTTCTTCAAGATTCTTTGCGAAACATTACGAAATGGAGTTTTATGCTGTGAACTTCCTCAGAATCGAATGGTCTTCGCCGGATTCTCAGTATCGACCTTGGCATCACAAAAAATAA